One genomic region from Eptesicus fuscus isolate TK198812 chromosome 4, DD_ASM_mEF_20220401, whole genome shotgun sequence encodes:
- the RMI2 gene encoding recQ-mediated genome instability protein 2, giving the protein MAAAAGADSFSGGGPGAVRLPSSPPIKVLAEQLRRNTEGGPGAWRLSRAAAGRAPLELAAVWMQGTVVEAGGGKARLRDPSGAFSVCGLERVPRGRPCVAPGKYVMVMGVIQAYSPEPCLQAVKMTDLSDNPVHESMWALEVEDLHRNIP; this is encoded by the exons ATGGCAGCGGCAGCGGGGGCGGACTCGTTTTCTggcgggggcccgggggccgTGAGGCTGCCGTCGTCACCGCCGATCAAGGTGCTGGCGGAGCAGCTGCGGCGCAACACGGAAGGCGGCCCGGGCGCGTGGCGGCTGTCACGGGCGGCGGCGGGCCGCGCGCCGCTGGAGCTGGCGGCCGTGTGGATGCAGGGCACGGTGGTGGAGGCGGGCGGCGGCAAGGCGCGGCTGCGGGACCCGAGCGGGGCCTTCTCGGTGTGCGGCCTGGAGCGGGTGCCGCGCGGGCGGCCCTGCGTCGCCCCAG GAAAGTATGTGATGGTAATGGGAGTGATTCAGGCCTATAGCCCTGAGCCTTGCCTTCAGGCTGTGAAGATGACAGATCTCTCTGATAATCCCGTCCATGAAAGCATGTGGGCACTGGAAGTAGAAGATTTACACAGGAATATTCCTTAG